The window AGTCGAGCAGTTCGAAACGGTCGCGCTTGTAGAACACGACCGAGTATTCGCCCGCCTCGGCGCCGTCGTCGCGCCCGACGCCGGTGTATCCGTAGCCGGGCAGCGCTCCTAAAAGGTCCTCCAACTGGCTGTGGAACACCTCCTGAGCCCCGAAAATGTCGAAATCGTGGAAGCGGACGAGCGATGCGATCACCGGCAGGCGTCGTTGCCAGCCGTTGCCTTTCGTGTCGTCCCCGGCGTTGAGCTGCCGCACGTTGTAGGTTCCCGTCGAGAAGGTCTGCGCAGCGGCGGGGAAGGCCGTTGCGGACGCAGCGGCGCAAAAAAGGATGAACAGTTTCTTCATATCAGTTTTTTTCGTTTTGTCAGTCGTTTCATTCCGAATCCGGCCAGCGGTCCTTGAACTGCGGCGAGCGGCGGAACCAGCGGATCGAAAGGGAAATATGCTTTTCGACCGTGCGCTGCGCGATGTGCAGCCGTTCGGCGATCTCCCGGTTGGTCAGACCGTCGATGCGGCTCATCCGGAAAATCCGCGCGGTCCGGGGCGGCAGGCGGTCGCACAGCGCCAGCACCTCTTCGATCAGCAGCGTCGCCAGCGGAGAGTCGTTGGGCGCGTCGAGAAAATCGCACAGGGCGAGCGTCTCCCACGCCCGGGACTCCTGCAACTTGTTCAGATCGACGCTGTTGTAAAGTATCTTGTTCCGCCGCAGCCAGTTCAGGCACTCGTTGTGGGCCATCGAGAAGAGGTAGGAGGGCACCTTGGCGCGGTCCAGGCAGGGACGGCGCCGGAGGAACTT of the Alistipes senegalensis JC50 genome contains:
- a CDS encoding sigma-70 family RNA polymerase sigma factor — encoded protein: MFTALYPRLCAYIDGVTGRGDLGDDIIQEIFYKFLRRRPCLDRAKVPSYLFSMAHNECLNWLRRNKILYNSVDLNKLQESRAWETLALCDFLDAPNDSPLATLLIEEVLALCDRLPPRTARIFRMSRIDGLTNREIAERLHIAQRTVEKHISLSIRWFRRSPQFKDRWPDSE